Proteins encoded within one genomic window of Salipaludibacillus agaradhaerens:
- a CDS encoding DUF1292 domain-containing protein — MVEYRMNEASDDDRIVIPDENGDEHLFQVLFTFDVDSTGNSYMVLAPEGSNESEEDEVEVHAFRYEEPEGGELSLYAIETDEEWNMVEELLNTFADGELEEEN, encoded by the coding sequence ATGGTAGAATATCGAATGAATGAAGCTAGTGATGATGATCGAATCGTTATTCCAGATGAAAATGGTGATGAGCATTTATTTCAAGTTTTGTTCACCTTTGATGTGGATTCCACAGGTAACTCATACATGGTATTAGCTCCCGAGGGATCAAATGAGAGTGAAGAAGATGAGGTTGAAGTGCATGCCTTTCGGTATGAGGAACCTGAAGGTGGAGAACTTTCCCTCTATGCTATTGAAACAGATGAAGAATGGAACATGGTTGAAGAGCTCTTAAATACATTTGCTGACGGTGAACTAGAAGAGGAAAATTAA
- the ruvX gene encoding Holliday junction resolvase RuvX, whose protein sequence is MKILGLDVGTKTIGVAVSDELGWTAQGVETIKREENDLDKAFERLEELIAEHHIAKIVVGLPKNMNGTIGPSGEACQQFAKELSQRTGLKVEMWDERLSTVAAERMLVSADVSRKKRKKVIDKMAAVMILQGYLDRQN, encoded by the coding sequence ATGAAGATTTTAGGCCTGGATGTAGGCACGAAAACGATCGGTGTAGCAGTAAGTGACGAATTAGGCTGGACTGCTCAAGGTGTCGAGACAATAAAGAGAGAAGAAAATGACCTTGATAAGGCATTTGAAAGGCTTGAGGAACTTATTGCAGAGCACCATATTGCAAAAATTGTGGTAGGTCTCCCAAAAAATATGAATGGAACTATTGGGCCGAGCGGTGAAGCGTGTCAGCAGTTTGCTAAAGAGCTAAGTCAACGTACTGGTTTAAAGGTGGAGATGTGGGATGAACGTTTGTCTACAGTGGCTGCTGAACGTATGCTTGTTAGCGCAGATGTAAGTCGTAAAAAAAGAAAAAAAGTTATTGATAAGATGGCTGCAGTGATGATATTACAAGGCTATTTGGATAGACAAAATTAA
- a CDS encoding IreB family regulatory phosphoprotein: protein MSSMDRTMKFNFNDDSMDEDVKDVLLTVYTSLEEKGYNPINQIVGYLLSGDPAYIPRHKDARTLIRKIERDELIEELVRSYLAQHQKEKS from the coding sequence ATGAGTTCAATGGACAGAACAATGAAATTCAATTTTAATGATGATTCAATGGATGAGGATGTGAAAGATGTTCTTCTAACAGTTTATACGTCATTAGAAGAAAAAGGATATAACCCTATCAATCAAATTGTCGGGTATTTATTATCTGGGGATCCTGCCTACATTCCGCGTCATAAAGATGCTAGGACACTCATTCGTAAAATTGAACGAGATGAATTAATTGAAGAGCTCGTACGCTCCTATCTTGCGCAACATCAAAAGGAGAAATCATGA